One window from the genome of Cryptomeria japonica chromosome 6, Sugi_1.0, whole genome shotgun sequence encodes:
- the LOC131072172 gene encoding ent-kaurene oxidase, chloroplastic has product MYNLIVGDPGNAALEINWRDFIPFVNRWIPNKKLRKMLNDVTRRRSLLVRALIHQQRDLLASGKESKGYLDMLLKEGEILREKQLETAIWEPVIESTTTSHVAMVWAFFNLAKHPHAQERLYKELEQVCGNKAVEEEDLGKLAYLKGILYETVRRHSPLPLVPLRIVHEDVEIDGYHVPAGWEILINIWGANNYEGEWKNSGEWKPERQLEFSVEEDIYRTMVFGAGNRLCAGWAQAVTIASLVIGRIVQNFELKMPTRHEEDYDTIINTGTHKLHPLFSILTPRNA; this is encoded by the exons ATGTACAATCTTATAGTTGGAGATCCTGGAAATGCTGCTCTGGAAATCAATTGGAGAGACTTCATTCCCTTTGTAAATCGATGGATTCCCAACAAAAAACTACGTAAAATGTTAAATGATGTGACGAGGAGAAGATCATTACTTGTGAGGGCTCTTATTCACCAACAGAGGGATCTTCTAGCCTCCGGAAAG GAATCGAAAGGATATCTAGACATGCTTCTCAAGGAAGGTGAGATTCTGCGTGAGAAGCAGCTGGAGACAGCAATATGGGAGCCTGTTATTGAAAGCACTACTACAAGTCATGTTGCTATGGTCTGGGCTTTCTTCAACCTCGCCAAACATCCTCACGCTCAG GAACGACTGTACAAAGAGCTAGAACAAGTATGTGGAAATAAAGCAGTAGAAGAAGAGGATTTGGGGAAATTGGCATATCTGAAGGGAATACTTTACGAGACAGTACGCAGACATTCTCCTTTGCCTCTAGTGCCACTACGTATCGTCCACGAGGATGTGGAGATTGACGGCTACCATGTTCCAGCAGGATGGGAG ATATTAATTAATATATGGGGAGCAAATAATTACGAGGGAGAATGGAAAAATTCAGGGGAATGGAAACCAGAGAGACAACTAGAGTTTTCAGTAGAAGAGGATATTTATAGGACCATGGTGTTTGGAGCAGGAAATAGATTGTGTGCAGGATGGGCACAAGCAGTGacaatagcctccttggttattggGAGGATTGTTCAAAACTTTGAATTGAAAATGCCAACGAGACATGAGGAAGACTATGACACCATAATAAATACAGGAACTCACAAGTTACATCCTCTCTTTTCAATTCTTACACCAAGGAATGCATAA
- the LOC131876483 gene encoding ent-kaurene oxidase-like protein 1, which translates to MTDHHSSITAKNLTTALKVLSLDQTMVALSDYGRDHRLMKKLMVSHLLGTTPQKNNAFMREEMVQKLIASVYLELKDACNDTVNMSKIILDHLFPFALNQVIGRTVDPLYVEELGSEIVSV; encoded by the exons ATGACAGACCATCATTCATCTATCACAGCAAAAAATTTGACCACAGCCTTGAAAGTGCTGTCGTTGGATCAGACAATGGTGGCCTTGTCAGACTATGGAAGAGACCATCGCTTGATGAAGAAGCTCATGGTCTCACACCTCCTCGGAACAACTCCTCAA AAAAATAATGCATTCATGAGAGAGGAAATGGTACAGAAGCTAATAGCTTCCGTGTATCTTGAGTTGAAGGATGCTTGCAATGACACGGTGAACATGAGCAAGATAATTCTAGATCACTTGTTTCCTTTTGCACTAAATCAG GTGATAGGCAGAACTGTGGACCCTTTATACGTTGAAGAGTTGGGCAGTGAAATAGTATCGGTGTAG